A single window of Psychrobacter raelei DNA harbors:
- a CDS encoding cell division protein FtsQ/DivIB yields MNKTSLNLSKFLSAKVWIAIAVVLFVAIFVLVANRVYHSQPAKVVVNAKNLDAAQYQKLNTAMSKKQAGSFFTAVLPELKDSVMQQDWISQVDIERKWGEGIVITALPREPIAKFGSEHLIDSQGKVFKPVSESELSQDGLIMLQGDAEQSSLIMQQMQQVNQWFAPLKMQVDDLVLTPRMTWAIRFNNGMRIIVDNEHTSQKLMNLSQLLQNQLADKRGQIQAVDLRYKNGFVIDWKKDSAPDKAEMNQRSDTQKTASTQKATSSTSEQNKNTNSSSLANEPQAAASRPSSQQTN; encoded by the coding sequence GTGAATAAAACTTCGCTGAATTTAAGTAAATTTTTATCTGCAAAAGTGTGGATAGCTATCGCGGTAGTGTTGTTTGTTGCCATATTTGTTTTGGTGGCCAATAGGGTGTATCACTCTCAGCCTGCCAAAGTGGTGGTAAACGCCAAAAATCTAGATGCCGCTCAGTACCAAAAGCTTAATACCGCTATGAGCAAAAAACAGGCTGGTAGCTTTTTTACCGCAGTATTGCCTGAGCTTAAAGACAGTGTGATGCAGCAAGATTGGATTAGCCAAGTAGACATTGAGCGCAAATGGGGTGAAGGAATTGTTATCACCGCCTTACCACGTGAGCCGATAGCTAAATTTGGCAGTGAACACTTAATAGATTCGCAAGGCAAAGTATTTAAGCCTGTGAGCGAATCTGAATTGTCTCAAGATGGACTTATTATGCTGCAAGGAGATGCTGAGCAATCCTCCTTAATTATGCAACAAATGCAGCAAGTCAACCAGTGGTTTGCCCCTTTAAAAATGCAAGTGGATGATCTGGTGTTAACACCGCGCATGACTTGGGCAATTCGCTTTAATAATGGCATGCGTATTATTGTCGATAACGAGCACACCTCACAAAAGCTTATGAATCTTAGCCAATTGCTTCAAAACCAGTTGGCAGATAAACGTGGTCAAATACAGGCAGTAGATTTGCGTTATAAAAATGGCTTTGTGATTGATTGGAAAAAAGACTCAGCACCTGATAAAGCTGAAATGAATCAAAGAAGCGATACTCAAAAGACGGCAAGTACGCAAAAAGCCACCAGTAGTACAAGTGAACAGAACAAAAATACCAACAGTTCAAGCTTAGCTAATGAGCCGCAAGCAGCAGCTTCGCGTCCAAGCAGCCAACAAACCAACTAA